One Streptomyces lincolnensis genomic region harbors:
- a CDS encoding glycoside hydrolase family 3 N-terminal domain-containing protein, translating into MGQPVHSAAYLDPEASVEARTDDLLSRMTLPEKVGQLLMLDAQHGDLADIVSAKLAGAVLHVSPDLMPQAMDLARRTRLGIPLLTADDGIHGHSFWPGATIFPTQLAMACTWDPSLLHRVARAAATEIAATGIHGTFSPVLCITRDLRWGRINETFGEDPFLIGELGAAMVRGYQGDGLSDPTAVLAYAKHFAGYSETLGGRDASEADLSPRKLRSWFLPPFEQAVRAGCRGFMLGYQSIDGVPITAHRWLINDVLKGEWGFTGTLVTDWDNVGRMVYDQRTCADYAEAAAVAVTSGNDLIMATPQFFEGAQEAVARGLMEEKQIDDAVRRVLRLKFELGLFENPRAPDPERQAQVIGCRAHADLNLETARRSLVLLRNDGVLPLEGGLTSDGTGRAASRDRPRTIAVIGPNVDSTQAMLGDWAGATGQVPWMPEGHPRESVETVLDGLRAVAPADWTITYARGADIESPASDSEWSLGPDGQPQPAVFTPAPVDRAQLREATAAAEAADYAVVVVGDTIALTGEVRSTATLDLQGGQIALLDAVAATGTPMIVVLAQSKPSTLPESALNAAALIEAFNPGMRGGRAVAELLLGLVDPSGRLPVSFARHVGQQPVFYNQVRGQHGSRYADLTQDPLFAFGEGLTYTTVTYSDLVVHDPEVSADGTVDATVRLTNSGSRRAVETVQAYVSDLTTSVTWAEQELKGFTQVDIPPGESLDVRISIPAAQCSLVTADNRRVVEPGEFALRVGPSSRREQQLSVEFRIRT; encoded by the coding sequence GTGGGACAGCCGGTCCACTCTGCCGCGTACCTGGATCCGGAAGCGTCCGTGGAAGCGAGAACCGACGACTTGCTGTCCCGGATGACCCTGCCGGAGAAGGTCGGGCAGCTGCTGATGCTCGACGCACAACACGGGGACCTGGCGGACATCGTGTCGGCCAAGCTGGCCGGGGCAGTCCTGCATGTGTCTCCCGACCTCATGCCGCAGGCCATGGATCTGGCCCGGCGGACACGGCTCGGCATACCGCTGCTGACAGCCGACGACGGCATCCACGGCCACTCGTTCTGGCCGGGGGCGACCATCTTCCCGACCCAGCTGGCCATGGCCTGCACCTGGGACCCCTCCCTGCTCCACCGAGTTGCCCGAGCGGCCGCGACCGAAATCGCGGCGACCGGAATCCACGGGACGTTCTCCCCGGTGCTGTGCATCACCCGGGACCTGCGCTGGGGCCGGATCAACGAGACGTTCGGCGAGGACCCGTTCCTGATCGGTGAACTCGGGGCGGCGATGGTGCGCGGCTACCAGGGCGACGGCCTCAGCGACCCGACCGCCGTGCTGGCGTACGCCAAGCACTTCGCGGGCTACTCCGAAACCCTGGGCGGGCGCGACGCGAGCGAAGCCGATCTCAGCCCGCGCAAGCTGCGCTCGTGGTTCCTGCCCCCCTTCGAGCAGGCGGTACGGGCCGGCTGCCGCGGCTTCATGCTCGGCTACCAGTCCATCGACGGGGTGCCCATCACCGCGCATCGGTGGCTGATCAACGACGTGCTCAAGGGCGAGTGGGGCTTCACCGGCACGCTGGTGACCGACTGGGACAACGTCGGCCGGATGGTCTACGACCAGCGGACCTGCGCCGACTACGCCGAGGCGGCGGCGGTCGCAGTCACCTCCGGGAACGACCTCATCATGGCCACACCGCAGTTCTTCGAGGGCGCCCAGGAGGCGGTCGCCCGCGGCCTGATGGAAGAGAAGCAGATCGATGACGCGGTACGGCGGGTCCTGCGGCTGAAGTTCGAGCTCGGGCTTTTCGAGAACCCCCGCGCCCCCGACCCCGAGCGGCAGGCGCAGGTGATCGGCTGCCGCGCACACGCCGACCTCAACCTCGAAACCGCCCGACGCTCCTTGGTGTTGCTGCGCAACGACGGTGTCCTGCCCCTCGAAGGCGGGCTGACCTCGGACGGAACCGGCCGCGCCGCGAGCCGGGACAGGCCGCGGACGATCGCGGTCATCGGCCCCAACGTCGACAGCACGCAAGCCATGCTCGGCGACTGGGCGGGCGCCACCGGCCAGGTCCCGTGGATGCCCGAAGGACATCCACGCGAGTCGGTGGAGACGGTGCTCGACGGCCTGCGCGCCGTCGCACCGGCCGACTGGACCATCACCTACGCCCGCGGAGCCGACATCGAAAGCCCCGCCTCCGACTCCGAGTGGTCCCTCGGTCCCGACGGCCAACCGCAGCCGGCTGTTTTCACCCCCGCTCCGGTCGACCGGGCACAACTTCGGGAGGCCACCGCCGCCGCGGAGGCCGCCGACTACGCCGTCGTGGTCGTGGGGGACACCATCGCCCTCACGGGCGAGGTGCGCTCCACGGCCACGCTCGACCTCCAGGGAGGTCAGATCGCACTGCTGGACGCGGTCGCCGCCACCGGCACACCGATGATCGTCGTACTGGCCCAGTCCAAGCCGAGCACCCTCCCGGAGTCGGCACTGAACGCGGCAGCCCTCATCGAGGCGTTCAACCCGGGCATGCGCGGCGGCCGCGCCGTCGCCGAACTGCTTCTCGGACTCGTCGATCCCAGTGGCCGGCTCCCGGTCTCCTTCGCACGTCACGTCGGACAGCAACCGGTCTTCTACAACCAGGTGCGAGGCCAGCACGGGAGCCGCTACGCGGATCTCACACAGGACCCCCTGTTCGCGTTCGGCGAGGGCCTCACCTACACCACGGTCACCTACTCCGACCTGGTCGTGCACGACCCGGAGGTCTCCGCCGACGGCACCGTCGACGCCACGGTGCGGCTCACCAACAGCGGCAGCCGCAGGGCCGTGGAAACGGTCCAGGCGTACGTCAGTGACCTGACCACCAGCGTCACCTGGGCCGAGCAGGAGCTGAAGGGTTTCACCCAGGTCGACATACCTCCCGGCGAAAGCCTGGACGTCCGCATCAGCATCCCCGCTGCCCAGTGCTCTCTCGTCACAGCCGACAACCGCCGAGTGGTCGAACCAGGCGAGTTCGCACTCCGCGTCGGCCCCAGCTCACGGCGGGAGCAGCAGCTGAGCGTGGAATTCCGCATCCGGACCTGA
- a CDS encoding putative quinol monooxygenase produces MTKTLLAEFTAREGTEDEVARLIRDYALKVREEEGNLAFDVYTKETNPRAYWIFEVYRDEDAFKAHLNAPYGAPFNAVLIPLIEEDASVLTFLEEIDRT; encoded by the coding sequence ATGACGAAAACCCTGCTCGCCGAGTTCACCGCCCGAGAGGGAACAGAGGACGAGGTCGCTCGCCTGATCCGGGACTACGCCCTGAAAGTGCGCGAAGAAGAAGGAAACCTGGCCTTCGACGTCTACACCAAGGAGACCAACCCGCGCGCCTACTGGATCTTCGAGGTCTACCGGGACGAGGACGCCTTCAAGGCACACCTGAACGCCCCGTACGGCGCCCCTTTCAACGCCGTCCTCATCCCACTGATCGAGGAGGACGCCTCTGTACTGACGTTCCTCGAGGAGATTGACCGCACATAA
- a CDS encoding extracellular solute-binding protein: MRITTRHAVRTVQTLCVTLTAVLVATGCGRSEDSGPGNDAPAEIGAGKAKGTVVMWALGDPDEDLKELAKKFEQENPDADVKITAVPWDGAHDKLTTAIAGGNTPDMSMVGSTWMAEMAALNGFQATPTSIKSSDFYPGQWDTTKYKNTSYGVPFIADTQAVYYRTDLTAKAGIKGALAGDWDGYLNDLKAIQATAGKENPKLRHASGLVMGFNSWIFWLPMVWQQGSDIYDAKTGTFTFDTPEVAKALENYASVPKQGLAPTDRADNVQSFQDGLTAVYQEGAWAGGTFHKDSPQLDGKWKTMPMPYSKQPVGFAGGTDLAVFKDAKNPDAAWKFAQFLTEPANLATYSKATGSLPPSPQAWTEGKLTEDENLKAFAKQLEVSKAPPAITTWQQIADTIDSELEKLTLGRSTVAEVQKTLQSKATSIGTGR; this comes from the coding sequence ATGCGTATCACTACCCGTCACGCTGTCAGAACCGTCCAGACCCTGTGCGTCACCCTCACGGCAGTCCTCGTCGCCACCGGCTGCGGCCGGAGCGAGGATTCCGGCCCCGGCAACGATGCCCCCGCCGAGATCGGCGCGGGCAAGGCCAAGGGGACGGTGGTCATGTGGGCCCTGGGTGACCCCGACGAAGACCTGAAGGAGCTGGCCAAGAAGTTCGAGCAGGAAAACCCGGACGCGGACGTCAAGATCACCGCGGTCCCGTGGGACGGTGCCCACGACAAGCTGACCACCGCGATAGCCGGCGGTAACACACCGGACATGTCCATGGTGGGCAGCACCTGGATGGCCGAGATGGCCGCCTTGAACGGCTTCCAGGCCACCCCGACGTCGATCAAGTCCTCGGACTTCTACCCAGGCCAGTGGGACACCACCAAGTACAAGAACACCTCGTACGGCGTCCCGTTCATCGCCGACACCCAAGCCGTCTACTACCGGACCGATCTCACGGCGAAGGCCGGCATCAAGGGCGCCCTGGCCGGCGACTGGGACGGATACCTGAATGACCTCAAGGCCATCCAGGCCACCGCCGGCAAGGAGAACCCCAAGCTGCGCCACGCCAGCGGGCTGGTGATGGGCTTCAACTCCTGGATCTTCTGGCTGCCGATGGTCTGGCAGCAGGGCAGTGACATCTACGACGCCAAGACCGGAACGTTCACCTTCGACACGCCCGAGGTCGCCAAGGCGCTGGAGAACTACGCAAGCGTTCCGAAGCAGGGCCTCGCGCCGACCGACAGGGCGGACAACGTGCAGAGCTTCCAGGACGGGCTGACCGCCGTCTACCAGGAGGGCGCGTGGGCCGGCGGCACCTTCCACAAGGACTCCCCACAGCTGGACGGCAAGTGGAAGACCATGCCGATGCCGTACAGCAAGCAGCCCGTCGGGTTCGCCGGCGGCACCGACCTGGCGGTGTTCAAGGACGCCAAGAACCCCGACGCGGCATGGAAGTTCGCCCAGTTCCTGACCGAGCCCGCCAATCTGGCGACCTATTCCAAGGCCACCGGCAGCCTGCCTCCTTCGCCCCAGGCGTGGACCGAGGGGAAGCTGACCGAGGACGAGAACCTGAAGGCGTTCGCCAAGCAACTGGAGGTCAGCAAGGCGCCGCCCGCCATCACGACCTGGCAGCAGATCGCCGACACCATCGACTCCGAACTGGAGAAGCTGACCCTCGGCAGGTCCACCGTCGCCGAGGTGCAGAAGACGCTGCAGTCCAAGGCCACCAGCATCGGCACCGGCCGCTGA
- a CDS encoding nucleotidyltransferase domain-containing protein, translating to MTADDVLSILAVLRNADVDIWIGGGWGIDALVGERTRLHRDLDLMHREDQEPDVVAALADAGFVETLDWRPVRFVVTDPHDREIDLHPLVFAADGSAVQASPDAEHPFAYPASCFVTGTILGATVPCLSPEQQVYFHQGYEPADHDRHDMARLRETFGITSHF from the coding sequence ATGACGGCCGACGATGTGTTGTCCATCCTTGCAGTGCTGCGGAACGCGGACGTCGACATCTGGATCGGTGGCGGCTGGGGCATCGACGCCCTGGTCGGCGAGCGAACCCGCCTGCACCGCGACCTGGACCTGATGCACCGGGAGGACCAGGAACCGGACGTCGTGGCGGCTCTCGCGGACGCCGGCTTCGTCGAGACCCTCGACTGGCGCCCCGTACGGTTCGTCGTCACCGATCCTCATGACCGGGAGATCGATCTTCACCCGCTGGTCTTTGCCGCGGACGGATCCGCCGTGCAGGCGTCACCCGACGCGGAGCACCCGTTCGCCTATCCCGCCTCATGTTTCGTCACTGGCACGATTCTTGGGGCCACCGTCCCGTGCCTGTCGCCCGAGCAGCAGGTCTATTTCCACCAGGGCTATGAACCTGCTGATCACGACCGTCACGACATGGCCCGGCTCCGGGAGACCTTCGGGATCACCAGCCACTTCTGA
- a CDS encoding LacI family DNA-binding transcriptional regulator: protein MGVTIADVAARAGVSKTTVSRVLNGKGEINENTVLKVRKAISELGYVPSAGAVGLARGTTQMIGMLVPDLAWAWAGIVQAVVETLEAEGFGLRILTWNRGEESLRRLGLQVAAKSFDGLLVIEPEGALGSITELHEAGLPVVLIDDRFQRPGFPYVATTNREGGEQAARHLLDLGRRRPLVVTGPDEYGCTQERLGGFVDAYAQAGIELDPRRIICGDFLFDDGRSAVAQALADGVEFDAVFGHNDPLAAGVIAALHEAGLGIPRDVAVVGFDDVEVASYTYPALTTIRQPMREMGEAAARLLLDHVRRSPDAAPSRIVPTSLVVRGSTLEPSSN, encoded by the coding sequence ATGGGAGTCACTATCGCCGACGTGGCCGCGCGGGCCGGGGTCAGCAAGACGACGGTCTCGCGGGTGCTGAACGGCAAGGGCGAGATCAACGAGAACACCGTCTTGAAGGTCCGCAAGGCGATATCGGAACTCGGTTATGTGCCGAGCGCCGGGGCAGTGGGGCTCGCACGCGGCACGACACAGATGATCGGCATGCTGGTCCCCGACTTGGCCTGGGCCTGGGCCGGCATAGTGCAGGCGGTCGTCGAAACGCTGGAGGCCGAGGGCTTCGGGCTGCGGATCCTGACCTGGAACCGCGGTGAGGAGTCACTGCGCAGGCTGGGTCTGCAGGTCGCCGCCAAGTCGTTCGACGGGCTGCTGGTGATAGAGCCCGAGGGGGCCCTGGGATCCATCACGGAACTGCACGAGGCCGGACTGCCGGTGGTGCTGATCGACGACCGCTTCCAGCGGCCGGGATTCCCCTACGTGGCCACCACCAACCGGGAGGGTGGTGAGCAGGCGGCGCGCCACCTGCTGGACCTCGGCCGCCGTCGCCCTCTGGTGGTGACCGGTCCTGATGAGTACGGGTGCACGCAGGAACGGCTGGGCGGCTTCGTCGACGCGTATGCGCAGGCCGGGATCGAACTCGACCCCCGCAGAATCATCTGCGGCGACTTCCTGTTCGACGACGGCCGGAGCGCGGTGGCGCAAGCTCTCGCGGACGGCGTGGAGTTCGACGCGGTCTTCGGGCACAACGACCCCTTGGCAGCCGGCGTGATCGCGGCCCTGCACGAGGCCGGCCTCGGGATTCCGCGGGATGTCGCCGTGGTGGGGTTCGACGACGTCGAGGTGGCGTCGTACACCTATCCGGCGCTGACCACCATCCGCCAGCCGATGCGGGAAATGGGTGAGGCGGCGGCCCGTCTGCTGCTCGACCACGTGCGCAGATCGCCGGATGCCGCCCCCTCACGCATCGTTCCCACCAGCCTCGTGGTCCGCGGCTCGACGTTAGAGCCGAGCTCGAACTGA
- a CDS encoding carbohydrate ABC transporter permease has translation MSTKTLPERGDTHEQGTAGPQQNTGRRRFAVRGTARGRQARAAWLLAAPFLALFAAFMLLPVVWSLLMGLTDTKSADLRTPLNVSFVGFDNYVRLFEDPQFFTALRNTAVFVLVALPLTLAAGLAAAVALDRGIRRFRAVFRVGFYLPVITSIVAVAVVWKTVLEPRAGLANLVLGWFGIDGPAWLADTRFALPVMIVMAVWRNLGTVMIIMLAGLQSVPQSLMEAAELDGAGPWQRFWRVTFPLLRPALLLTAVTTGIGYLQFFDEPFVMTDGGPLDSTLSATLYAYKQFGNGNYEMASAAGYVIFVLIVALTVLQFRVLRDKD, from the coding sequence ATGTCCACGAAAACGCTCCCCGAGCGGGGCGACACCCACGAGCAGGGCACCGCAGGGCCGCAACAGAACACCGGTCGCCGGCGCTTCGCGGTCCGGGGCACGGCGCGCGGCAGGCAGGCCCGGGCCGCCTGGCTCCTCGCCGCCCCGTTCCTCGCGCTGTTCGCGGCCTTCATGCTGCTGCCGGTCGTGTGGTCGCTGCTGATGGGCCTGACCGACACCAAGAGCGCGGACCTGCGTACGCCGCTGAACGTGTCGTTCGTCGGCTTCGACAACTACGTACGCCTCTTTGAGGACCCGCAGTTCTTCACGGCCCTGCGCAACACGGCCGTGTTCGTCCTGGTGGCCCTGCCCCTGACCCTGGCCGCCGGGCTCGCGGCGGCGGTTGCCCTCGACCGGGGCATCCGCCGCTTCCGGGCCGTCTTCCGGGTCGGCTTCTACCTGCCGGTGATCACCAGCATCGTGGCCGTCGCCGTGGTGTGGAAGACGGTCCTGGAACCTCGTGCGGGACTGGCGAACCTCGTCCTGGGCTGGTTCGGGATCGACGGTCCGGCCTGGCTGGCGGACACCCGCTTCGCTCTGCCTGTCATGATCGTGATGGCGGTGTGGCGCAACCTCGGCACGGTCATGATCATCATGCTGGCGGGTCTGCAGTCCGTGCCCCAGTCCCTGATGGAGGCGGCCGAACTCGACGGCGCCGGGCCCTGGCAGCGGTTCTGGCGGGTCACCTTCCCGCTCCTGCGGCCGGCCCTGCTGCTGACCGCCGTGACCACCGGCATCGGCTATCTGCAGTTCTTCGACGAGCCGTTCGTGATGACCGATGGCGGACCGCTGGACTCCACCCTGTCGGCGACGTTGTACGCGTACAAGCAGTTCGGCAACGGCAACTACGAGATGGCGTCGGCCGCCGGCTACGTCATCTTCGTCCTCATCGTCGCGCTGACCGTGCTGCAGTTCCGCGTCCTGCGAGACAAGGACTGA
- a CDS encoding glycoside hydrolase family 32 protein, with protein MTSARVSRHARIRMMAAVATVCALSAAPLAPQAVAADTPAYTETYRPQFHFTPQKNWMNDPNGLVHYKGEYHLFYQYNPGGNTWGDMSWGHAVSKDLVHWEELPLALSHDDAEMVFSGSAVVDWNNTTGFGTKKNPPMVAIYTSAYKNGGKQAQSLAYSTDRGRTWTKYQGNPVIDIGSDNFRDPKVQWYAPTKSWLMTVSLSAEHKVRFYTSKNLKDWELQSDFGPAGATGGVWECPDLFPLAVDGDRKNIKWVLVVNINPGGIAGGSAAQYFIGDFDGKKFTADDKGTYTPPTGKVVQDFEGTGFGTWSSTGTAFGQGPAAGAVDGQRAVEGFDGKGLANSFHGGDGATGTLSSPSFTVDSPYLNFKIGGGRHPHEAGTVMDSTPPEGTVLADFEGGTYGGWTATGDAFGTAPATGTLPGQGQVSGFLGDGLVNTFRNGDSTTGTLTSPEFTIDKKRINFLIGGGNHPADSDNPTAVELLVDGRAVRSATGKDAEALNWASWDVSDLAGKKARIRIVDDNTGGWGHVNVDHIVLSDSQARRVSQETSVNLLVEGQVVRSASGADSETLDWASFDMRPYAGKKAQIQVVDRNTAGWGHVMADRFTAADKPAKSVVQRADWADYGKDYYAAVSWEDAPGGKRYMIGWMNNWDYGQSVPTSPWRGAQSVPREMALRTVDGRIRLTSKPVGSLESLRNKRPATASDITVKSTSKPLTGPTAKGKALDIEATFSLKDADRFGLKVRTGAGGEETVIGYDTTTQELYVDRTRSGAGDFNSTFPGVQTAPLKAKNGKVKLRILVDWSSVEVFGGNGEAVITDQIFPDPSSTGVEVFAEGGTATLDHMRAWQLGSIWR; from the coding sequence ATGACCTCTGCACGCGTATCCCGGCATGCCCGCATACGGATGATGGCGGCGGTCGCGACCGTCTGCGCCCTGTCCGCAGCCCCGCTGGCCCCCCAGGCCGTCGCCGCCGACACCCCGGCCTACACCGAGACCTACAGACCCCAGTTCCACTTCACTCCGCAGAAGAACTGGATGAACGACCCCAACGGGCTCGTCCACTACAAGGGCGAATACCACCTCTTCTACCAGTACAACCCGGGCGGCAACACCTGGGGCGACATGTCCTGGGGGCACGCGGTGAGCAAGGACCTCGTGCACTGGGAGGAGTTGCCGCTCGCCCTGTCGCACGACGACGCGGAGATGGTGTTCTCCGGCAGCGCGGTCGTCGACTGGAACAACACCACCGGCTTCGGCACGAAGAAGAACCCGCCCATGGTGGCGATCTACACCAGCGCCTACAAGAACGGCGGCAAGCAGGCACAGTCGCTCGCCTACAGCACCGACCGCGGTCGCACCTGGACCAAGTACCAGGGCAATCCCGTGATCGACATCGGCTCCGACAACTTCCGCGATCCCAAGGTCCAGTGGTACGCGCCGACCAAGAGCTGGCTGATGACGGTGTCGCTGTCCGCCGAGCACAAGGTGCGGTTCTACACGTCGAAGAACCTCAAGGACTGGGAGTTGCAAAGCGACTTCGGACCGGCCGGTGCGACGGGCGGCGTGTGGGAGTGCCCCGACCTGTTCCCCCTCGCCGTGGACGGGGACAGGAAGAACATCAAGTGGGTCCTGGTCGTCAACATCAACCCCGGTGGTATCGCGGGAGGTTCGGCCGCCCAGTACTTCATCGGCGACTTCGACGGCAAGAAGTTCACCGCCGACGACAAAGGCACCTACACCCCGCCCACCGGGAAGGTCGTGCAGGACTTCGAGGGCACCGGCTTCGGCACGTGGTCGAGCACGGGCACCGCGTTCGGCCAGGGACCGGCAGCCGGGGCGGTGGACGGGCAGAGGGCCGTCGAGGGCTTCGACGGCAAGGGCCTCGCCAACAGCTTCCACGGCGGTGACGGCGCCACCGGCACCCTCAGCTCCCCCTCCTTCACCGTCGACAGCCCCTACCTGAACTTCAAGATCGGTGGCGGGCGGCATCCGCACGAGGCCGGGACCGTCATGGACAGCACTCCACCCGAGGGCACGGTCCTCGCCGACTTCGAAGGCGGAACGTACGGCGGCTGGACAGCGACCGGGGACGCCTTCGGCACCGCACCGGCCACCGGCACCCTCCCCGGCCAGGGGCAGGTCTCCGGCTTCCTGGGAGACGGGCTGGTCAACACCTTCCGGAACGGCGACTCCACCACCGGCACCCTCACGTCACCCGAGTTCACCATCGACAAGAAGCGCATCAACTTCCTCATCGGCGGCGGCAATCACCCGGCCGACTCCGACAACCCGACCGCCGTCGAGCTCCTCGTGGACGGCCGGGCCGTCCGCAGCGCCACCGGAAAGGACGCCGAGGCACTCAACTGGGCCTCCTGGGACGTCAGCGACCTCGCCGGCAAGAAGGCGCGGATCAGGATCGTCGACGACAACACCGGCGGCTGGGGCCACGTCAACGTCGACCACATCGTGCTGTCGGACAGCCAGGCCCGGCGCGTCTCCCAGGAGACGTCCGTCAACCTGCTCGTCGAGGGCCAGGTGGTCCGCAGCGCGTCCGGCGCCGACAGCGAGACCCTGGACTGGGCCTCCTTCGACATGCGCCCGTACGCCGGCAAGAAGGCGCAGATCCAGGTCGTCGACAGGAACACCGCCGGCTGGGGCCACGTCATGGCCGACCGGTTCACCGCCGCCGACAAGCCCGCCAAGTCCGTCGTACAGCGCGCCGACTGGGCCGACTACGGCAAGGACTACTACGCGGCGGTGTCCTGGGAGGACGCGCCGGGCGGCAAGCGCTACATGATCGGCTGGATGAACAACTGGGACTACGGCCAGTCCGTCCCCACCTCCCCCTGGCGCGGCGCGCAGAGCGTTCCGCGGGAGATGGCCCTGCGCACTGTAGACGGCCGTATCCGGCTGACCAGCAAGCCGGTGGGCAGCCTGGAGTCCCTCCGAAACAAGCGCCCGGCGACGGCGTCCGACATCACCGTCAAGAGCACCTCCAAGCCCCTGACCGGCCCCACGGCCAAGGGCAAGGCACTCGACATCGAGGCGACCTTCTCTCTCAAGGATGCCGACCGCTTCGGCCTGAAGGTGCGCACCGGCGCGGGCGGCGAGGAGACCGTCATCGGTTACGACACCACGACGCAGGAGTTGTACGTCGACCGCACCCGCTCCGGAGCCGGGGACTTCAACAGCACCTTCCCCGGTGTCCAGACCGCACCACTGAAGGCCAAGAACGGCAAGGTCAAGCTGCGGATCCTGGTCGACTGGTCGTCCGTCGAGGTCTTCGGCGGCAACGGCGAGGCAGTGATCACCGACCAGATCTTCCCCGACCCCTCCAGCACCGGCGTCGAGGTCTTCGCCGAGGGCGGCACCGCCACCCTCGACCACATGCGGGCGTGGCAGCTGGGGTCCATCTGGCGGTGA
- a CDS encoding carbohydrate kinase family protein codes for MSPRQITVLGECVADAFTEPACARNELALRVLPGGGPANTAVALARLGTPARFLARLSGDVFGRLFRAHLAASGVDLSRAVEAAEPSTLAVAELDAHGQATFSFHAQATADWQWTSAELAAVDLTDTACVHTGSLALVKEPGAGVVEDFLAAAAPRATISIDPNVRPLLVRPEVYRARLAHWCGLADVLRLSEDDLELLLPGTPPEQACDTWHAAGARLVVITRGADGALASLDGERVQVPAVATPVVDTVGAGDSFTAGLLHHLDTRGLLGGRLTDLRLDDVEAACLFATQVAALTCSVAGPNPPWHDQLAPFPTDEAVVRHLDSTH; via the coding sequence TCGCTGACGCGTTCACCGAACCCGCGTGTGCCCGGAACGAACTCGCCCTGCGCGTGCTGCCGGGCGGCGGACCCGCCAACACGGCGGTGGCCCTGGCCAGGCTCGGCACTCCGGCCCGCTTCCTCGCACGGCTGTCCGGTGACGTGTTCGGCCGCCTCTTCCGGGCCCACCTTGCGGCATCGGGCGTGGACCTCTCGCGCGCCGTCGAGGCCGCCGAGCCCAGCACGCTCGCCGTGGCCGAGCTGGACGCCCATGGGCAGGCCACGTTCTCCTTCCACGCCCAGGCCACCGCCGACTGGCAGTGGACCAGTGCGGAACTGGCCGCGGTGGACCTGACCGACACCGCTTGCGTCCACACCGGGTCACTGGCCCTGGTCAAGGAACCCGGGGCGGGCGTGGTGGAGGACTTCCTGGCAGCGGCCGCTCCCCGGGCCACCATCAGCATCGACCCCAACGTCCGCCCCCTCCTGGTACGTCCCGAGGTCTACCGTGCCCGGCTGGCACACTGGTGCGGCCTCGCCGATGTGCTGCGGCTGAGCGAGGACGATCTGGAACTCCTCCTGCCCGGAACACCGCCGGAGCAGGCGTGCGACACCTGGCATGCGGCGGGCGCGCGACTCGTCGTGATCACACGCGGCGCCGACGGCGCGCTGGCCTCACTCGACGGGGAACGGGTGCAGGTGCCGGCGGTGGCGACACCGGTCGTCGACACGGTCGGTGCGGGGGACTCCTTCACCGCCGGACTGCTGCACCACCTCGACACCCGCGGACTCCTCGGCGGCAGGCTGACGGACCTGCGTCTCGACGATGTCGAGGCAGCCTGCCTGTTCGCCACCCAGGTCGCGGCCCTGACCTGCTCCGTCGCCGGCCCGAACCCGCCGTGGCACGACCAGTTGGCGCCGTTCCCGACGGACGAGGCCGTCGTCCGGCACCTCGACTCAACCCACTGA
- a CDS encoding carbohydrate ABC transporter permease — protein MSTLSTLRRPQPGTDRALRRRRIRQNWGRPWLYIPLVGALLLMIAPFLWMLSGSFKPEADIRRVPPVLIPTAPTTANYGELFSTLDFTSMFANSVIVAVAVTAGNLIFCSMLGYALAKLEFRGQRAVFLLVMGTLMIPGLVTFVPLYVLVANMQLTGSLLGLILPFLATPFGVFLMRQFISTLPDELIDAARVDGCRELAIFAKIILPLTKPALATLGIITFLGSWNNFLWPLVVAQNESQYTLPVGLALASSGQSFTRFGILLAGAMVVLLPVMIVFLLFQRQFVAGIATTGLK, from the coding sequence ATGAGCACCCTCTCCACTCTCCGAAGGCCACAACCGGGCACGGACCGCGCCCTGAGGCGCCGCCGCATCCGCCAGAACTGGGGCCGGCCCTGGCTGTACATACCGCTCGTCGGCGCCCTGCTGCTGATGATCGCGCCGTTCCTGTGGATGCTGTCCGGGTCGTTCAAGCCCGAGGCCGACATCCGCAGAGTCCCGCCCGTCCTGATACCCACGGCGCCGACGACCGCCAACTACGGTGAGCTGTTCAGCACGCTCGACTTCACGAGCATGTTCGCCAACTCCGTGATCGTGGCCGTCGCCGTCACCGCCGGGAACCTGATCTTCTGCTCGATGCTCGGATACGCCCTGGCCAAGCTGGAGTTCCGCGGACAGCGCGCCGTTTTCCTGCTGGTCATGGGGACGCTCATGATCCCCGGCCTGGTCACCTTCGTACCGCTGTACGTGCTGGTGGCCAACATGCAGCTGACCGGCTCACTGCTCGGGCTGATCCTGCCGTTCCTGGCCACGCCCTTCGGGGTGTTCCTGATGCGGCAGTTCATCTCCACCCTGCCCGACGAACTCATCGACGCCGCCCGCGTCGACGGCTGCCGCGAACTGGCCATCTTCGCGAAGATCATCCTTCCGCTGACCAAGCCCGCCCTCGCCACCCTCGGGATCATCACCTTCCTCGGCTCCTGGAACAACTTCCTGTGGCCCCTGGTCGTCGCCCAGAACGAGAGCCAGTACACCCTCCCCGTCGGCCTCGCCCTGGCCAGCAGCGGACAGTCCTTCACCCGCTTCGGCATCCTGCTCGCCGGCGCCATGGTCGTCCTGCTGCCGGTGATGATCGTCTTCCTGCTCTTCCAGCGCCAGTTCGTGGCGGGCATCGCCACTACCGGACTGAAGTGA